Genomic window (Molothrus ater isolate BHLD 08-10-18 breed brown headed cowbird chromosome 7, BPBGC_Mater_1.1, whole genome shotgun sequence):
tatattGAATATGGATCTATATTatatctctctatatatatattgaatatGGAGCTATAttatatctctatatatatattgaatatGGATCTATATTAtatctctctctatatatattgAATATGGATCTATATTAtatctctctctatatatattgAATATGgatctatattatatatctctctatatatatgGAATATGGAGCTATATTATATATCTCTCTCTATATATGGAATATGGAGCTATAttatatatctctatatatcaAATATGGATCTATAttatatctctatatatatattgaatatGGATCTATATTatatctctctatatatatatcaaaTATACTATATATCTCTCTCTATATATCGAATATGGATCTATACTATATATCTCTCTCTATATATCAAATATGGATCTATACTatatctatctgtctatctCTTAGGACTGCAATAGGATTTGCAAGTGGGGTTGGTTTGTGAATGAGCTGACATTTTCCAGGAgcatctccctctcctcctccacctcctggCTCCACACGCTCATGTCATGCTGGCTCTTCTGGGTGACGGTGAGCACAGTCAGGCGCTTGGGGTTCGCCTCTGGGAACAGCGACTGGAAATctaaaaatggggaaaagcagagttggtcctgccctgccatggcagcctGCCCTCCCACCCACACCAACATTGCAGGCACATCTCCCTTCTTAAATGACTTTCTTTCATTTggttccttttcattttttagttattataataatttttatagaataaatataattttatttatatatataaatatgtgtatattttaatatataaatacataaatatttctatattaaaatatacacatatactTATATTACTTATATAAACATCTacttatataatttatatattaaattacagcaatttgtatattaaattatatattaagtttataatttatatataatctttttatattttatatataatctatatattaaattatatgaatatatttctaatttatatattaaattatataaatatatttatattatgaataatttaaaattattatttatttatttttattatttttactttttatttgatTAAATTATTCCCATTTCATCTCctattttgttattattttttctatttatataattaaatgGTTCCCATTTCATCTCctattttgttattattttttctatttatataattaaatgGTTCCCATTtaactaaatataatttaatttaataattcattaaatttcattaaatacacTCAAGCAGTTTCAGATGATTTGCACTTCACAATTTTCATATTCaatattgaaataataatattattaacaATATTGAGAGTTActaaaagttatttaaaatctGCAAAGATATTAAATGGTTCCCATTTAATTTTGGTCATTTCCttccaaataaatgaaaaccagaaattcaGTGCTTGAAGAAGTTTCCTGGTTCCCATTTGTTGTTTTGTTCAGCAATTCCAAAGGATTCTATAACTGGATTTTGGGTAAGGAATTAACTCCAGAATTTCCCTGGCactaaaacaattaaaaattacatttaaatgaaatattaaatattatcaatagcaactattttttaaaaattaattttaaattaaaatgattaAATTAAATAACACCAACAGCACTTGGTTTCCATTCTATCCAAAGGGATTTTGGTACTGATTAACTCTGAATTAACCTTTCCTATGCCACAATCTGTGGTAGAGCATGGACATTCACTGGTTTTACATAGAAAAGTTGAATTTCTTGACTGGAAATACCAATGAACCTTTTCTCAGCAGCTCAGGACAGGCTTGCACTGCACATTCCACCTTGGCATTTTCAAAGTAGGTCTCAGCATTATTGATCTGCTGCTTCTGGGGAGCATCAGAACcctaaaaaccagaaaaattcaaattttcacAGTTAATATCAAACAGGAATAACTCTGTGCAGCAAAATAGGGTTTAGTGATCAGATATACTCGAGCAGTTTCAGGTGATTTGCACTGGCACCTCACACTTTTcatattaaatattgaaataatgaTATTATTAACAATATTGAAAGTTACTAGAAGttatttaaaatctgaaaagatAGAAAAAGAGAGATAATTTTTAGAACTAAACTTTGCCTAAACtctgcaaaatacaaaatactgaAGGAAATTTCAATTTTACTGGGTGGATTGAAAATGATGAAATCTCTCATTGGGAGCTTAGGAGATTCCTGAAtgaattccaggattttttaGAACTAAACATTGCCCAAGCTTTGCAAATCCAGATCCACTCAAAGAAATCCTGAAGGAAAATTCCAATTTTACTGGGTGTATTCATAATGATGAATCATTGTGAGATTGGGGCATTTCTGAGTGAATTCCATGGTTTTTGGAACTAAACATTGCCCAAACTTTGCAAATCCAGATCTATGAGATAAAATACTGATGGAAAATTCCAATTTTACAGGGTGGATTCATACAGATGAATCTGCAACACTGCCAGAATCCTCTCATAATGAGAGATTATAAATTGGGGGATTTCTGGGTGAATTCCAGGATTTTTAGAACTAAACATTGCCCAAGCTTTGCAAATCCAGGgccatgaaataaaatactgaaggAAAATGCCAGTTTTACTGGGTGGATTTATAATGATGAATCATTGTGAGATTGGGGGATTTCTGGGTGAATTCCAGGATTTTAGAACTAAACATTGCCCAAACTTTGCAAATCCAGATCCACTCAAAGAAATCCTGAAGGAAAATTCCAATTTTACAGGGTGGATTCATACAGATGAATTCATTGTGAGATTGGGGGATTTCTGGGTGAATTCCATGGTTTTCAGAACTAAACATTGCCCAAACTTTGCAAATCCAGAtccatgaaataaaatactgaaagaaatttcaatTTTACAATGATGAGTCTCTCATTATGAGGTTGAGGGATTCCTCTGTGAATTCCATGGTTTTCAGAACTAAACATTCCCCAAACTTTGCAAATCCAGATCCATTCAAAGAAATACTGAAGGAAAATACCAATTTTACTGGGTGGATTTATAATGATGAATCATTGTGAGATTGGGGGATTTCTGGGTGAATTCCAGGATTTTTAGAGCTAAACATTGCCCAAGCTTTGCAAATCCAGAtccatgaaataaaatactgaaagaaatttcaatTTTACAATGATGAGTCTCTCATTATGAGGTTGAGGGATTCCTCTGTGAATTCCATGGTTTTTAGAACTAAACATTGCCCAAACTTTGCAAATCCAGATCCATGAACTAAAATCCTGAAGGAAAATTCCAATTTTACTGggtggaagggaagggaagggaagggaagggaaggaaagggaaaggaaaggaaagggaaagggaaagggaaagggaaagggaaagggaaagggaaagggaaagggaaagggaaagggaaagggaaagggaaagggaaaggaaagggaaaggaaagggaaaggaaaggaaaggaaaggaaaggaaaggaaaggaaaggaaaggaaaggaaaggaaaggaaaggaaaggaaaggaaagatctgactccatgctaTCAAAGGCTTATTTATAACTTTAAGATCctatattacattaaagaatgctgtactaaactacactaaagaatacagaaaggctacttacagaaggctaaaattataaaactcaactctttccagagcctcaATACAGCTTGGCCCTGACTGGCCattcagacaaaacaattcacatgaaacaatcacctgtgggtaaacagtgtccaaccacattccaaagcagcacaacCCAGGAGAAGCAAATAATGATAAACCAGACcagcattgttttccttttcctctggggCTTCTCCGCTCCCCAGGAGCACCCCCTGGGCGAAGGGATCGGCCAGGAAACGCCCAAAGGATTTGATAACTGGATTTTGGGTAAGGAATTAACTCCAGAATTTCCCAGTAAAACAACAActcaaaataacattttaaatgaaatattggaTATTGTCAACAGCAAAGCTTTGGTTTCCATTCTACTCTGTTTTATTCCCATTTAATTTCTGTCATTTCCTTCCTGAATAAGTTAAAACCACAAATTCAGAAGTTTCCTGATTCCCATTTGTTGTTTTGTTCAGCAATTCCAAAGGATTTGATAACTGGATTTTGGGTAAGGAATTAACTCCAGAATTTCCCTGGCactaaaacaattaaaaattacatttaaatgaaatattaaatattatcaatagcaactattttttaaaaattaattttaaattaaaatgattaAATTAAATAACACCAACAGCACTTGGTTTCCATTCTATCCAAAGGGATTTTGGTACTGATTAACTCTGAATTAACCTTTCCTATGCCACAATCTGTGGTAGAGCATGGACATTCACTGGTTTTACATCGAAAAGTTGAATTTCTTGACTGGAAATACCAATGAACCTTTTCTCAGCAGCTCAGGACAGGCTTGCACCGCACATTCCACCTTGGCATTTTCAAAGTAGGTCTCAGCATTATTGATCTGCTGGGCGAAGGGATCGGCCAGGAACCGCCCACgccaggggctgctctcacCTGGAACTCGCTGATGCACTGGGCCATGACAAACTCGTGCCTGTCACCAGCTGAGGGCTCGGCCAGGAGGTCGGGCAGGCTCGGGGCGGGCCGGGCTCTCTGGCTGGCGGTGCCGTGCAGGTGGCACCCGAAGCCCATGTTCCCCGGCAGCTGGAAGCGCTGGTCCTGCGGCCCAAAGGGCCCCATCAGCTCGTCCGGCCACACcgtcctgggagctgcagggcaggggggcaaAGAGCGGTCAGGGGACAGAGACAGCAGGGAAACCACAAAGATGGCTGGGAAACCCCAAAAGACAGCAGGGAAACCCCAAAGACGGCAGAGAAACCCCAAAGACGGCAGAGAAACCCCAAAGACAGCAGGGAAACCACAAAGACAGCAGGGAAACCACAAAGATAGCAGGGAAACACCAAAAGACAGCAGGGAAACCACAAAGACAGCAGGGAAACCTAAAAGACAGCAGGGAAACCTAAAAGACAGCAGGGAAACCCCAAAGACAGCAGGGAAACCCCAAAGATAGCAGGGAAACCCTAAAGACAGCAGGGAAACCCCAAAGACAGCAGGGAAACCCCAAAGACAGCAGGGAAACCCAAAGACAGCAGGGAAACCCCAAAGCGGCCAGGAAACCCAAAAGCGGCTGCAAAACCCCAAATGTGGCAGGGAAACCCAAAAGCGGCCGGGAAACCACAAAGACAGCAGGGAAACCCCAAAGACAGCAGGGAATCCCAAAAGCAGCCAGGAAATCCCAAAAGGGAATCCCAAAAATGGCCAGgaaaccccaaaaacagccaGGAAACCCAAAACCGGTCAGGGGAACCCAAAAACCAGCAGGGAAATCCCCAAGACAGCAGGAAATCCCAAAGACGGCCAGGGGAATCCCTAAAACAGGCAGGAAATCCCAAAGCAGTCaggaaaccccaaaaatggCCAGGaaaccccaaagccagcagggaaaTCCCAAGAAACGGTCAGGGAATCCCAAAGACAGCAGGGAATCCCAAGAAACGGTCAGGGAATCCcaaaagcaacaggaaaatcCCAAAAGCAGCCAGGAAACCCCAAAGACAGCACGGAAACCCAAAAGCGGAAATCCCAAAAGGGAATCCCAAAAATGGCCaggaaaccccaaaaatggccaggaaaccccaaaaccagTCAGGGGAACCCAAAAACCAGCAGGGAAtcccaaaaccagcagggaaatccaaaaaccagcaggaaaTCCCAAAGATGGTCAGGGGAATCCCAAAGATTGCCAGGGAAGCCCTAAAACAGGCAGGAAATCCCAAAGCAGTCaggaaaccccaaaaatggccaggaaaccccaaaaatggCCAGGAAACCCCAAAGACAGCAGGGAatcccaaaagcagcaggaaaatcccaaaGACAGCAGGGAATCCCAAAGACAGCAGGGAATCCCAAAAGCGGCCAGGAAATCCCAAAAGGGAATCCCAAAAAGGGCCaggaaaccccaaaaatggCCAGGAAaccccaaaggcagcagggaaatcCCAAGGGCAAAAGGAGGATTTGATGACAAAGATCAGCAATGCACCAGACAAAAATCCCAATTCAAAATTGGGATTTCAAGGGAATAAATtggatttttctgcttaaatttgcttttttttctgttttcgaattttctttttcatcttcaatttgcttttcttttctaccAAATCAAATTCACATTTCAAGGgaataaatttgcttttttttctaaatgtgttttttttttcttcattttgctttttctttagaaactggattttttttctcttctcccaagtCAAAATCCCAGGTGCAAATGGGGATTTTCAGGGTTTTCCTTACATAAATCAGGAGGTGCAGCAGCCACGTGAGGCTCATCTGAGCCAGAGGATCCTGCAGTGGAAAAAGCTTTGGCATTCCCAACTCTTCTGAGCAAGGAATAAAAGCCTGGCAGGTAGGTGACCAATCTTGCTCTGTTACAGAGCacctgaggagagaaaaaacaaaaaaaaaaaataatttcatattcaaataaaagaattatttcCTAATAAAAATCCAAAGAATCGTTGAAACGCAACCCTGCGAGTGGCAAGAAAAATCCTCCCTCAATAATGATCTTGAAATTTGAATTATGGCCAGCTGTGACATCAAActgtagaaatattttattgttagTTTTACATTTTATTGGTTGAGTGTTAATTAAAGGCCTCTCACGTagaaaaagccctaaaaattgaaactttaaattaaattatggaTAGGGATTGTCTCCGTGATTATCTCCTGGAAAACACAAATCCCACCTGCCACAGGGTGGGTGTTTTTTGGAAAATTCAACTTTTCAGATAAAGAATCACAATTCTTTTGAGAAAATAACATAAAAGGATTTTCCTCAAGTGCTGCAGCTTTGATTGTATAAAAATTTATGCAATTTTACATCAAAAGAGGCACTTTCAGAAGCCATTTCCTTGTAAAAGAAGAGAATAAGTGGTGCTATTTGCatgtttaatataaaaattgtatttaaagcATGAGGACCTAAGGCAGTAGAAGGTTTTTCATAGAGCACTTCtgtgtaaatataaaataatttctaccaAATTATAACAACTCAAATGCTTCAAGACACATTTAATTTATGACTTAAATCAATTATTTACAGTTCAAGCCTGGAGCGGTCTCCTTCTAAAAGAGCTTTAAAAGGTTCCTGTAGCACAACAAAAATCTGATTCCACtcaaatcttttttctttatcgTGTCAAATCGCTCTTAAAATCAATTTCTGCACGATGATGATGCTATAAACAGATGTAAACAATTACAGCCAACATGTAATtagcagaaaagagaatttctcCTTATTATCAGCCTCACTTAACACGGAGATGTCACTAATTACAGCTCGCTCATGCAAATATTTACACACCTGGCATTACCCAAGAAGCACCAGCCAGGGAGGGAATGAATTATTCATGTCCCCACGGCGGGAGCAATAAAAACAATCAATAAAAGGTGTTTTCTGCTCCAGCCTCAAATCGGCTGAGTGCTCCAGAACACGGAACTCCTCCGTGCCTGAGCCCAGGATGAcagaaaaaatggatttaatcCTTAATTAGGTTACTATTCCTGGGATTTTCAAACTGGAGGAGGGCTGGATTGGGattttagggagaaattcttccatGGGAGGGTGCTGAGgttctgcagctgcctctgaacAAGTGTCCAAGCCTTGGAGCACGCTGcaagttgtccctgcccacagcacggAGTCGGAATTAAAGgattttcaaggtttttttcccacccaaacctgTTTGTAACTCCACTTAATCCTCAATTCCGCCGTTCCCGGGATATCCGCAAGGCCTGGCGTCACTCACTCACATTGGCCATGGCAGACGCTGCTCTCCCCGCGCTGACAGGCCCGGACACCCCtgcaaaagagaagagaagagggCAGAGAACTCTCTCGTTTCCAGGGAAcgaggaaaaggaagggaaaggaagaggaaagagaaaaggaaagggaaaagaaggcGCTGAACTCTTCAGCCCCGGAGCCCCCTCACACCCCGCCCGACCTCTCCGCGTCCCAGGAGCGGCACTGCCGCGGAAAGGCAGCAACAGCTGACGGGAAGGAAGCAGGAAACGAGAAAATGGGAGAAGGAAAcgggaaaagggagaaggaagcGGGAAAAGAGCCAAAGAAAAGGAACCCCCGGCCCCCCTCACCTCTTCCTGCAAAATGGCGGCGCCCacccgcccccgccgcgccctCGCCGCGCGCCCCCAGGCCGAGCCAGCAGATGCACCGACACCTCGATGGGCGCGGCGCGACACCGCGCGGAATCCGCCACTCGGCGTTCGGTTGCTCAGGGCTGCGGGAGGGGCGGTACAAGCCGTGAGAGGGAGGCGGCGATGGTGGCGGGGCTGGCGGGGCTCCCGTGGGAGCGGCGGGGCTGGGATCGGTGTTGGCGGCGCCGGGATCGGTGGTGACGGGGCTGGGGTGTCCCCTCGGTGCTCCCAAGGCGGTGTTGCCCCGTGTGAGGGGCGCAGAAGGGCGGCCGTGGGTGCTGTTCCCGTGCGGGGCACCAGGGGGCAGTCACGGAGCGTCAGCCGCCCTCATCGCCCTCATCGCCGGGGAtccaaaaaggggaaaatgaggaaaaaaaagagtaaaatggggaaaaaaaggggaaatggggagaaaaaggggaaaagggttTTGTTGAAGGGAATTGAACGGAAGAGAGGGTGTTTCCGCTAAGGAAAAGCACAAAGCCAGGTTcgctgggaatggggagcatCAGTGGCGCTTCTGCCACAGAACTGTGACTTTAAGGGCAATACCTCAAATAACtttacaaaataataataaagatatttaaaacCTGCTTCAATGGCTTCCCTCCCTAttgattttgttggtttttttttatggaagGGCTCTGGACATcgtccccagggaatggtcacaaCCCCAAGGattaaagttttctttctcattttttgccatttcttcACTGTCTGTTCCAAGCAGCGTTACtggtgaagaaaaaggaattttaatctCTCCCAAATAAAAGTTTGGGCGTTCCCATCCCTCAGTGACTTTGCACAAAGccttgaatttattttccttcaaagcCAGAGGTTTCTGgacatttattttgctttgtcaCTGGTTTATTAGCAGAAATTTATTAACATAAACCAGTGCCAGAGGTTTCCATAGttcaaaatcagagcaggacaTTGGGTTTGTGGCCAGGGTAATAACACTCAGCCTTACAATGTTCTTACTGCATTTAATAAAGTCTTGGCTTTATTTTATCGGGATCAGGAGGAAATTGTGATATCCGTTCCTAAACAATGTGATGTATTAAGTAGCTTTAAAGTTGCAATTTTGATTTTTGGACATTTTCATGAGCACATTTGCTCACTATTGGATGCCACTCAACTCTTTTATTAATTCAATGTTAGCACACTTAATTCTCATTTGCTTTTGAATTAAATATTCATGTGGAATCTCTGaacttcagcaaaaaaaaaaagagagagaaatgagaaatcaGAGAAATTTAACTCTTTACAGAATGTAATTTCTGTCCTCTAATAGGAAGCACTGTGGATTAAATCCAGCCTGTATTGACTTGTCCTTAGGCAATCCCAATTTAtctcctctccagagctgccactTCCAGATACTCCAATCAATCCCTGAGTTATCAGCCCCTCAAGTTTGTGGCTTGAATTAATAAAGATTCATTTCAATAAAGTTCCTATTCAAAGGAGACTGCGGAATCAAACGATCCAATTACAGATTTATCAAATATTAATAAGGAAAAATCTTCCAGATCTTTTGGATGCCAACATCCTTCTCCCCTGGTGTCAGGAAAGTAATTAGCAGCTGGCTTTGATTAAATTCTTCCCTCAGAGATTGCTGCTCTCAGTttgagggagaggaagaaatgcacATGACAGGATTTCCTAATTCCTCCTTGGAAAGCCCTTTTGGAAAAATCCTCGTGCCTTCAGTTCAGGGAAACTCCTCAGTGTCCAAAACCTGGAGCTGAAAGCTGAAGTTCATGCCCAGGTcttgctgttttttcctgttgagATGATTTTTTTATCCTCGGGGATCCCCTTTTTTCTCAGGGATCTCCAGCATGGAAGggacgtggagctgctggagagtccagaggagaccATGGGGATGATcagagggaaaggctgggagagctgggaatgttcccctggagaagggaacgCTCTGGAAaaacctcagagcccctggcagggcctgaaggggctccaggagagctggagagggactggggacaagggatggagggacaggagccagggaatggctcccagtgccagagggcagggatgggtgggacactgggaattgggaattcctggctgggctgggattcccagagcagctggggctgccctggatccctggcagtgcccaaggccaggctggagcagcctgggacagtgggagtgGCTCTGCCCGTGGtaggggatgggatgggatgagctttaagctcctttccaacccaagccgTTCCATGATTCCAgaattcttctctctctctttggaACAGGAATTTTGGACCTTTCCCATTCACCAGCACACCCTGCCTGAAAAGTGAACTCCAGACCTCATGTGGGATTCTCCTTCCATGCCCAGCTTCCCTGCTGGATTCCCTGCTCTGgaagcagaggagccagaggtGCCCCTGAGAAGCTGCTTTGGTACCCAAGACAAGCAGAAAGTGAATTTTCAGCTGTTTCCTCTCAGCTCTTCCAGgagcccagagaagctgtgcaaaCTCCATCCCTGGAGTCTTCAAAAGGCTGGGATGAGGTCCTGGAACTGGACTGGAAACCCCAAACCAGGGTTTCATCCTTAGTTGTGGGTACTTGCTGgttttattcccatttccacCCTGGGAACTGTGGGAAATAGTAAAGATAAGaagattttcagaaagctgggaaagcagaaacagaaagagcagaaaactcagagctggctgcagctgccaagaaagcagaaaaagttaCAATAGTACAGCAAGCAGGGACATGCAACAATAGCCTAAATTTCAGGAATTTTCCCTGGTGGTTTTCCCTTTGGATACAGAAGATGCTGGTGAAGTAGTGCTAAAAAACCCCCAGCTATTCTTTATTCCCGTTTTTCCATTTATCTCTGCAATGATGAATTGTGCTGGTGCTCCCAATTTTCCTAACGGCACCCATTAAACTTCATTAGGACTGTGTTAAACCCGAGTTCAAATCGTTGCCATTGATTTTGCATCTCTAAAAGCTGCGGGAAGCACATGGGGCGCGGAGCATTCCCCGGCAttccagccacattccaaagggcagcagagggatgggatCCCAGCCTGTGGTCCGGGGGATATTCAGGATCACcccacagagctggcagctctcagccacgctctgtcactgccccagccagggaattTTTAGCCTCCACACTCCAGCTCAGCTATTTTGTTTATCCATTTCTTtccctgtatttatttttcctcacgTTTTCCACTGGGGCTCCCCCTTCCCTTGACCTGCTAAACCTGGGGAATGAGGAATGAGGAATCCCTGAGTGCCAGGggtggaggagaagggaggaaaggTTTTAACGCGCTCTTTTCCACAAAATAAACATCCTCTGGCTATAGGAAGAGTAAACTTCCCCTGGAAATGGATGTGTTTATATGAACAATCCCTTTCTTCTGGCATTTCCAGAGATTTGCTGGTTACCACTGGGAAAAGAGGCTTTTAGGGGAGCGGTGCAATCGCACCAGATAAGCCTTTGCAcgatttgttttctttttggcaaGACATTCCCCCCCTTGGATGGATTGCTGTGGACCTGAAAGGGATTTCCTCCTTTATCTCCCTCGTGTCCCTGCCCTTTGGAATGTCCACCAAAAgggcaggggaggaaaaggcCATTTCCCACAAAACTGCTTGGCTTGGACTCTGCTTTACTGGGGGTTTACTGGGAATCCTTTACCAGCACGGCCTCCCCTGGATCTGTAATCTCCCAGGTTTTCACCAAAGAGAGAATTTTACCAGCCTTCCTAAACTGGGATGTGCCCTTTCCAGGGACATCCTTCCAACAGGAGCCCTGATGCAGGATTATCCAGATGGATCTGAGGATGAGGCAGACACTAATTCACCTCAGTTTGgtttaaaacagagaaatcagGTTTTAAAAGCTTTATAATTTGCTTAAACAGgagtatttttaatgtaatttaatataataatttaatatataatataacataacataacataaaaatataa
Coding sequences:
- the MMADHC gene encoding cobalamin trafficking protein CblD isoform X1, which produces MANVLCNRARLVTYLPGFYSLLRRVGNAKAFSTAGSSGSDEPHVAAAPPDLSPRTVWPDELMGPFGPQDQRFQLPGNMGFGCHLHGTASQRARPAPSLPDLLAEPSAGDRHEFVMAQCISEFQGSDAPQKQQINNAETYFENAKVECAVQACPELLRKDFQSLFPEANPKRLTVLTVTQKSQHDMSVWSQEVEEEREMLLENFINGAKEICYAISAEGYWADFIDPSSGLAFFGPYSNNPLLETDERYRHLGFAVDDLGCCKVIRHNLWGTHVLVGSIFTNAEPDSPIMRRLSGH
- the MMADHC gene encoding cobalamin trafficking protein CblD isoform X2, yielding MANVLCNRARLVTYLPGFYSLLRRVGNAKAFSTAGSSGSDEPHVAAAPPDLSPRTVWPDELMGPFGPQDQRFQLPGNMGFGCHLHGTASQRARPAPSLPDLLAEPSAGDRHEFVMAQCISEFQGSDAPQKQQINNAETYFENAKVECAVQACPELLRKDFQSLFPEANPKRLTVLTVTQKSQHDMSVWSQEVEEEREMLLENFINGAKEICYAISAEGYWADFIDPSSGLAFPPPCTPRA